In one Bradyrhizobium sp. 4 genomic region, the following are encoded:
- a CDS encoding SDR family oxidoreductase produces MELANKTIIITGASSGIGAAAASLFASEGADVVLGARRGPELQAVVASIKSAGGRATFLAGDVRDTGYAARLVEHAVKTFGKLDGAFNNAGIVGDMTPVPEMSVENWTDVLAVNLTSAFLSAKAQIPALRKQGGGSIVFTSSFVGFSNGGLPGMAAYAASKAGLIGLAQSLGAEHAAEGIRVNALLPGGTITPAAGEGNPDALNFIAGLHPMKRMASSKEIAQAAVFLLSDRASFMTGSPMTVDGGMSVRLT; encoded by the coding sequence GTGGAACTGGCAAACAAGACGATCATCATAACCGGTGCCAGCAGCGGCATCGGTGCTGCCGCAGCATCATTGTTCGCGTCCGAAGGCGCCGATGTGGTGCTCGGGGCGCGTCGCGGCCCCGAGCTGCAGGCCGTTGTTGCAAGCATCAAGAGCGCCGGAGGGCGCGCGACGTTTCTCGCCGGCGATGTTCGGGACACCGGCTATGCAGCCCGCCTTGTCGAGCACGCCGTCAAGACTTTCGGAAAGCTCGACGGCGCCTTCAACAATGCCGGCATTGTCGGCGACATGACGCCAGTCCCCGAGATGAGCGTCGAAAACTGGACCGATGTGCTTGCGGTGAATCTCACCTCGGCGTTCCTCAGCGCAAAGGCGCAGATCCCGGCGCTGCGCAAGCAGGGCGGCGGTTCGATCGTTTTTACCTCGTCCTTCGTTGGCTTCAGCAACGGGGGCCTGCCGGGAATGGCGGCGTACGCAGCCTCAAAGGCAGGACTGATCGGCCTGGCTCAATCACTGGGCGCCGAGCATGCGGCCGAAGGCATTCGGGTCAACGCGCTCCTGCCTGGAGGGACCATCACCCCGGCGGCAGGCGAGGGAAATCCCGACGCCTTGAATTTCATCGCCGGGCTTCACCCGATGAAGCGGATGGCCAGTTCCAAGGAGATCGCGCAAGCGGCGGTTTTTCTCCTGAGCGACCGGGCATCGTTCATGACCGGCAGTCCCATGACGGTGGATGGCGGCATGTCGGTGCGCCTGACCTGA
- a CDS encoding MBL fold metallo-hydrolase: protein MLTRRTIMKTTLAAGAAAVFAPAGVGHAAGGLTWKHFPAGQNGFFRAPVLVSGPSEAVLIDGGFTLSDGKAVADAIKATGKKLTTIYISQSDPDYYFSLGAIKAAFPEARVLATPATLAAINASVEKKLAVWGPQLKANGPQVLADVVIPEAFDGKTLSVDGETIEIVSADGLANRRYLFVPSLNAVFGGVLIFSGVHVWTADTPTREQRAAWIANLEKIAARKPAVVVPGHLSVDGKTDLSGVEHTIAYLKAFDEELAKVKESAALKAAMEARFPGLGMGVALDIGAKVATGEMKWG, encoded by the coding sequence ATGCTGACAAGGAGAACCATCATGAAAACCACTCTCGCCGCGGGCGCCGCAGCAGTCTTCGCACCCGCAGGCGTCGGCCATGCCGCCGGCGGACTCACCTGGAAGCATTTTCCAGCCGGACAGAACGGCTTCTTCCGGGCTCCCGTTCTGGTGTCCGGGCCGAGCGAAGCCGTGCTGATCGATGGCGGCTTCACATTGTCCGATGGCAAGGCTGTCGCTGACGCCATCAAGGCCACCGGCAAGAAGCTCACCACCATCTATATCAGCCAGTCGGACCCGGATTATTATTTCAGCCTCGGCGCCATCAAGGCGGCGTTCCCGGAGGCCCGCGTGCTCGCGACGCCCGCAACATTGGCGGCCATTAACGCCAGCGTCGAAAAGAAGCTTGCCGTCTGGGGGCCGCAGCTCAAGGCGAACGGCCCGCAGGTGCTCGCCGATGTGGTCATCCCCGAAGCGTTCGACGGCAAGACGCTCAGCGTGGACGGCGAGACCATCGAGATCGTCAGCGCGGATGGCCTGGCCAACCGGCGCTACCTGTTCGTGCCCTCGCTCAACGCGGTGTTCGGCGGCGTGCTGATCTTCTCCGGCGTCCATGTCTGGACCGCCGACACGCCGACCCGAGAGCAGCGCGCCGCCTGGATCGCCAATCTCGAAAAGATCGCGGCGCGCAAGCCGGCGGTCGTCGTCCCCGGCCATCTGTCGGTGGATGGGAAGACCGACCTATCCGGTGTCGAGCACACCATCGCCTACCTCAAGGCGTTCGACGAAGAGCTGGCCAAGGTCAAGGAGTCCGCGGCGCTCAAGGCGGCGATGGAAGCGCGCTTCCCCGGCCTCGGCATGGGCGTTGCACTCGACATCGGCGCCAAGGTCGCCACCGGCGAGATGAAATGGGGTTGA
- a CDS encoding nuclear transport factor 2 family protein, which produces MGANLDLIRATYEGSSSEENGRNLLAALAPDAAWTEAEGFPYAGTYVGPDAIISGVFRRLTTEWTGYRADVHTYLEDGDRVAAFGVYSGTYKATGTSMRATFAHLYLLKDGKIASMTQYVDTAMVQKALEPAGQ; this is translated from the coding sequence ATGGGGGCGAACCTCGACCTGATCCGCGCCACCTACGAGGGATCGTCGTCGGAAGAGAACGGCCGCAATCTCTTGGCCGCTCTCGCTCCCGATGCCGCATGGACCGAAGCGGAAGGATTTCCGTACGCGGGCACCTATGTCGGACCCGACGCGATCATCTCAGGTGTGTTCCGGCGTCTCACCACTGAATGGACCGGCTACCGCGCCGATGTTCACACCTATCTCGAAGACGGCGACCGCGTCGCCGCCTTCGGCGTCTACTCAGGCACCTACAAGGCGACGGGCACATCCATGCGCGCGACGTTCGCGCATCTCTATCTGCTGAAGGACGGCAAGATCGCCAGCATGACCCAATATGTCGACACCGCGATGGTGCAGAAGGCGTTGGAGCCTGCTGGCCAGTAA
- a CDS encoding AraC family transcriptional regulator has product MKAALQNYQDRMRRVLDHIDRHLDDDLDLDTVSAVAAFSKFHFHRQFSATFGLSVHRYVQLARMKRASHQLAFMDALDVTEIAMDAGYDAPDAFARAFRQRFGQSPSSFRKSPDWEPWLAAFGPLDNARNKLMQKTFTFDDVTIRDVQPTKVAIMEHRGDPATLPATIQRFIAWRKVANLHPRTSPTFTVWRSERRPASPAEYSTDLCVGTDQPIAANGEEIKAGEIPGGRCAVLRVVGYTDNLEPAALFLYRDWLPASGEEARDFPIYCQRLSLFPEVPEHETVADVFLPLK; this is encoded by the coding sequence ATGAAGGCGGCGCTGCAAAACTATCAGGACCGGATGCGACGGGTGCTTGATCATATCGACCGGCATCTCGACGATGATCTGGATCTGGACACGGTGAGTGCTGTTGCGGCTTTCTCAAAATTTCATTTCCACCGGCAGTTCTCGGCAACCTTCGGATTATCAGTGCATCGCTATGTCCAGCTGGCCCGCATGAAGCGCGCTTCGCATCAGCTGGCCTTTATGGACGCCCTTGATGTCACGGAGATTGCGATGGATGCCGGTTACGATGCGCCTGACGCCTTCGCCCGCGCCTTTCGGCAACGGTTCGGACAATCGCCGTCGTCGTTCCGGAAGTCTCCCGACTGGGAGCCGTGGCTTGCGGCCTTCGGGCCTCTCGACAATGCGAGGAACAAGCTCATGCAGAAGACCTTTACCTTTGACGACGTGACGATCCGCGATGTGCAACCCACCAAGGTGGCGATCATGGAGCATCGCGGCGACCCGGCGACGCTTCCCGCCACGATCCAGCGCTTCATCGCGTGGCGCAAGGTGGCGAACCTGCACCCCAGGACAAGTCCGACCTTCACGGTCTGGCGCTCCGAGCGGCGTCCTGCCTCGCCGGCCGAGTACAGCACGGACCTCTGCGTCGGGACCGACCAGCCGATCGCGGCGAACGGCGAAGAGATCAAGGCCGGCGAGATCCCCGGCGGACGTTGCGCGGTGCTGCGCGTCGTCGGCTACACCGACAATCTCGAGCCGGCCGCGCTCTTCCTTTATCGCGACTGGCTTCCCGCCAGCGGCGAAGAAGCGCGCGACTTCCCGATCTATTGCCAGCGGCTGAGCTTGTTTCCCGAGGTGCCGGAGCACGAGACGGTCGCGGACGTTTTCTTGCCGCTGAAGTAG
- a CDS encoding serine hydrolase, producing MSAATAASQPSATAAETDSETLGWMKGFPPPENRTISFQNGSFRSFPELRWAWSNIRQLVPTVNVWRGAEPASVLPRQDHDIGASASTTMDGRPMTFARMLEETYTDGIAVLHRGRLIYERYFGALKPHKPHIAMSVTKSFTGVLAGILVAEGKIDPQAPVTEYVPELKASAFGDARVHEVMDMTTGLEYTEVYTDKNSHVWGLRRANGMAPIPPDYDGPTTIFEFLMAQKKQGEHGKAFAYKTVNTDVLAWIIRRVSGMNLSDLLSERIWQPIGAEEDAHYHVDRIGTESGGGGLSTTLRDLARFGETMRNHGRFNGRQIVPSSVVEDIARGGDPEKFKPAGYTTLPGASYRNQWWVTHNAHGAYMARGVHGQGIYIDPKAEMVIARYASHPAAGNAANDPVTLPAYMALAKELMAGG from the coding sequence ATGTCCGCCGCCACCGCCGCGAGTCAGCCGTCCGCAACCGCCGCCGAAACCGATTCCGAGACACTCGGCTGGATGAAGGGCTTCCCGCCACCGGAAAACCGCACCATCTCCTTCCAGAACGGCTCGTTTCGCAGCTTCCCCGAGCTGCGCTGGGCATGGAGCAACATTCGCCAGCTGGTGCCGACCGTGAACGTCTGGCGCGGGGCGGAGCCTGCATCGGTGCTGCCGCGCCAAGACCATGACATCGGCGCCTCCGCGTCGACCACGATGGACGGCCGGCCCATGACGTTCGCGAGGATGCTCGAGGAGACCTACACCGACGGCATCGCCGTGCTGCATCGGGGCAGGCTGATCTATGAGCGCTATTTCGGCGCGTTGAAGCCGCACAAGCCGCATATCGCGATGTCGGTGACGAAATCGTTCACGGGCGTGCTCGCCGGCATTCTGGTCGCCGAGGGCAAGATCGATCCGCAGGCGCCTGTCACGGAGTATGTGCCGGAGCTGAAGGCCAGCGCCTTCGGCGATGCGCGCGTGCACGAGGTCATGGATATGACCACCGGGCTCGAATACACGGAGGTCTATACCGACAAGAACTCTCACGTCTGGGGCCTCCGGCGGGCGAACGGCATGGCACCGATTCCGCCGGATTACGACGGCCCGACCACCATCTTCGAATTTCTGATGGCGCAGAAGAAGCAGGGCGAGCACGGCAAGGCCTTCGCCTACAAGACCGTCAACACCGACGTGCTCGCCTGGATCATCCGGCGCGTCAGCGGCATGAACTTGTCCGATCTGCTCTCCGAGCGCATCTGGCAGCCGATCGGCGCCGAGGAGGACGCGCATTACCACGTCGATCGCATCGGCACCGAAAGCGGCGGTGGGGGCCTCTCCACCACCTTGCGCGATCTCGCCCGCTTCGGCGAGACCATGCGCAATCACGGCCGCTTCAACGGCCGGCAGATCGTGCCTTCATCTGTTGTCGAAGACATCGCGCGCGGCGGCGATCCCGAGAAATTCAAGCCCGCCGGTTACACCACGCTACCCGGTGCCTCCTATCGCAATCAATGGTGGGTCACGCACAATGCCCACGGCGCCTATATGGCGCGCGGCGTTCACGGGCAGGGCATCTATATCGATCCCAAGGCCGAGATGGTGATCGCGCGCTACGCCTCGCACCCCGCAGCGGGCAACGCCGCCAACGATCCCGTGACGCTGCCGGCCTACATGGCGCTGGCGAAGGAGCTCATGGCGGGCGGGTGA